The sequence GACGACAATGGCCATCATCTACACGACCACATACAAGTCACCGCTCGGCAAGCTCGAGCTCGAGAGTGACGGCAGGTCCCTGACGCGGGTGCGCCTCCCGGGCGAGCCGAAGCTGCCACCGCACGGCGCCGGCGCCGGCGCCGACATCCAGTTCGTGCGCGACCCGAAGCCGTTCGCCGCCATCATCGCGCAGCTCGACGAGTACTTCGCGGGCACGCGGCGCAGGTTCGACCTGCCGCTGGCCCCGCGCGGCACGCCGTTCCAGCTGAAGGTGTGGCGCGAGCTGCGGAAGATTCCCTACGGGAAGACGATCACCTACGCCGTGCTGGCCCATCGCGCCGGCAACGATGCGGCCTGCCGCGCCGTGGGCGCCGCGAACGGGCGCAATCCGCTGCCCATCGTGGTGCCCTGCCATCGCGTGATCGGCAGCGATGGCTCGCTGACCGGGTTCGGGGGCGGCATCGCCGCCAAGCGCAGGCTGCTGGAGCTGGAGGGCGCGGACCTCGGCTGAGGCGGCGGCCCCTCAGCGGCATGAGCCTCATCCCCCCGCCGGCGGCTCCTCGCCCTCGGCGTGCTCGGTCTTCGCCGTGGTCACGCCGTACTGCGCCGCCCAGTCGGCGGTGTGCACGCGGTACCAGGTGCCGCCCGGCACGCGCAGCACCTGGCCCGGGATCATGGTGGCCACCTGCGGGGCGCCGTTCACGAGCAGCGTGATCTCGGCGCGCCCCGACAGCTGGTGCATGAGGGCGTCGCCGCCCGTGTGCCGCGTCCAGGGGCCGGTGCCCTTGAAGTGGCCTATCCACAGCTGGCCCTCGTTGAACGGCGACGGGATCCAGAATTGCGACTTGCCGTCGTCGCTGGTCCAGTCGGGCGGGCTCTTGAGGGTCTCGACCAGGTCAAGCGCGCGCACAGTCGCTCCTTCGGCCGGTTCAGTCGTTCACGGGCTGCCGGCCCAGTGTGGCCCGCAGCACGAAGTAGCCCAGCACGCCCGAGATCAGCGTGCCGAGCAGGATGCCGATCCGCTCGAGGCCGAGATATGCCGCATCGCCGCCCTGCTCAAAGGCCAGCGAGGCGATGAACAGGCTCATCGTGAAGCCGATGCCGCACAGCAGCGCCACGCCGTAGAGCTGGCGCCAGTTCACGCCGTCGGGCAGCGTGGCCAGGCGTAACCGCGTCGCCAGCCAGCACAGCGCCATGATCCCGGCCTGCTTGCCCAGGAACAGGCCGCTCACGATGCCCAGCGGCACCGGGTGCAGCGCATCGGCCGGCGAAAGCCCGGCCAGCGAGACGCCCGCGTTGGCGAACGCGAAGATCGGCAGCACGCCGAAGGCCACCCACGGATGCAGCGAGTGCTCGAGGTCGCGCAGCAGCGATGCGTGCGGCTTCGGCCGCAGCGGGATGAACATGGCCACCACGACACCCGTCAGGGTCGCATGCACGCCCGACTTCAGCACCGCCACCCACAGGGGGATGCCGACCAGGATGTAGGCGGCAGGGCGCATCACGCCGCGGCGATGGAGCACGAACAGGACGACGATGAGCGCCGCCGCAATCAGCAGCGATGTCATCGAGAGTTTCGCGGTGTAGAACAGCGCGATCACGATGATGGCGCCCAGGTCGTCGAAGATGGCGACGCTCAGCAGGAAGGCCTTCAGCGCCGTCGGCACGCGCGGGCCCAGGAGCGACAGCACGCCGAGGGCGAACGCGATGTCCGTCGCCGTCGGGATGGCCCAGCCCCTCAGGGCGCCGGGGTCGCCGCGGTTGAAGGCGACGTAGATGAGCGCAGGCGCCGCCATGCCGCCGATGGCGGCGAAGGCGGGCAGGCTCGCCCGCCGCAGGCTCGACAGGTGGCCCTCGACGATCTCGCGCTTCAGCTCCATGCCGACCAGGAAGAAGAACACGGCCATCAGGCCGTCGTTGATCCACAGCAGCAGGGGCTTGCCGACGCCGAAGTCGCCGAGCTTCACGACGAATGGCAGCTCGAGCAGGCGATTGTACCAGGGCGCGAGCGGGGAATTGGCGATGATCATGGCCAGGACGGCGGCGGCCATGAGCACCATGCCGCCGGCCGCTTCCAGGCGCAGGAAGTCGCGGAGCGGCTTCAGCAGCCCGCCGTCGGCGGATGCGTCTTGTTTCGGCACGGACATGTGTCGATCTCCAGGGAAGCGGCGTGAAGGAGCGGCCGGGCCCGCTCAGGCGACGAGCTTCGGGAACCGCTCCGGGTGATTCGTGATCACGGCGTCGACGCCCAGACCGGCGAAGTGTCGCATCGCGGCCGGCTCGTCCACCGTCCACACGTGCACCATCTTGTCGGCCGCCGCCGCGAACTCGCAGAAGGCCGCATCGACCAGCGACTGCTCGACGCTGAGCACGTCGACCTTCGCGCTGAACGACCAGCCCGGCAGTTCACCACTCCCGAAAATATAGCCGGCCACCTGGGCAGGCGCCCGCTGCTTCAGTTCGTCGATCAGGTCGGCGTCGAAGCTGGTCACGACGCAGTGCGCCGCGAAGTCGTGGAGGGCCACCTGGCGCAGCAGTTCGTCGAGCATGGCCTCGGAGCGGGCGTCGGGCTTCAGTTCCAGGTTCAGCATCAGCCTGCCGCGCGCCAGGTCCAGCACCTGCCCCAGCTCGGGCACGTGCTGGTCGCCCCACTCGGGGCCGAACCACGAGCCGGCGTCGAGGCTCGCCAGCTCGTGCATCGTCAGCGCGGCGACCGGGCCGCTGCCGTTGGTGGTGCGCTCACACGTGGCATCGTGGATCACGGCCAGGCGGCCGTCAGCCGTCAGGCGCAGGTCGATCTCGGCCATGTCGGCGCCCAGCTCGATCGCGCGCTCGAGTGCCCCCAGGGTGTTTTCCGGCGCCTGTCCCGACGCGCCCCTGTGGGCGCAGTTGTTGGTTCGCCCGCCCGGCAGTATCATGGGCCCCGCTTCCGCACGTTCACGGTTGAAACAACGGCCGCAGCGCCTCGGGCGAAGGCGGCCACGGATATCATGGGCGACACGACGCCGGCAAGATACACCTCACGCCCGCTGCCGGACTACCGCCATGTTCCCGGGCGCACCCCGCATCCGACCCGCGATCCGGCAGGCCATTCGTACGGCCGTCCGCCGGCGCCCGTGCCCGACCTCAACCAGGCCGATTGGCGCACCTGCGACGAGTACCTCTACGGCCTGGACCTGTTCAACGCGGGCTACTGGTGGGAGTGCCACGAGGTGCTGGAAAACCTCTGGCATGCCGCCGGGCTGGGGACCATGGCCGGGCACGCGTTGCAGGCCGTCATCCAGTGCGCCGCATCTCATTTGAAGGTCGAATGCGGGCAACCTGTTGGTGCTAAAAGACTTGTGGAGCATGCGGCGGCCCATGCGGAATGGGGCGGTGTCCTCGGTCTGGGGCTCGACCTGCGGGCCCTGGTGGCCGCCACGCGCGGGCACATCGGCACAGACGCACCGCCGGCCCTGCTGATTTTGTCTCCGGATGCGCGCGAATAGGGCGACAATCGCGAAGTTTTGTAGTATTGTCTGGAAAATCCCGTTGGTGCGATAGGTGGTCCCGCCGTTTCCCGCGGCGGACACCGGACCCGGAGCGGCGACCATGCGCGTGAATCGACCCGTGAATTGCCAACTGAAGCGCCTGCGAAGCGCCGCGCTGTGCCTGGCCGTGGGGCTGGCCGCGGCACTCGCCGTGACGCCGGCCGGCGCCAGCAACTATGTGGGCGATGTCATGGACGATTTCACGCTGCTCGACGTCAACGGTGTGCCCGTCTCGCTGTACGACTTCGCCGGCGACATCATCGTGATCAACTTCTTCGCGACCTGGTGCCCGGGCTGCAATGAAGAGGCGCAGAGCCTTGAGCACGACATCTGGCAGGCCTACCGTGAGGACGGCGTGACGGTGCTGTCGATCGACCTGCAGGAACAGCTGGCCGTGGTGCTGCCCTGGATCGCCAGCCAGGGCGTGACCTACCGCGTGCTGATGGCGCCCAACTGGAACGTGTTCTCGCGCTTCCCCTACGCCGGCGGCCTGCCCTACAACGCCATCATCGACCGCGACATGGTGTTGCGCTACGGCCACGTGTTCTACGAGCGCGACATCATCATCGGCATGCTCGACGAGCTGCTCGGGCGCGCGCCCGTGGCCACCGAGACCACTTCCTGGGGCTCGGTGCAGGCACTCTTCCGGTAGCGCATCCGGCCTCCGCTCCCGCCAGCCTGCGCGTGACTATCGGCACCGTTGTGCTACATTTGCGGCGTTCGCGTTCACCTCACCGATCCCCGCGGGAGCCCCATGACCAGCTTCAGCCTGCGTCGCGCCGTGTTCGGCGCCGTCATGCTCACCGGTGTCCTGCTGCTGGGTTGCGGTTGCAGTCGCGACGGCGCCAAGCCGGCCGGCAAGCCGCTGGCCTGGCTCGACGGTCGCGTGGTGCTGCCGGCCGACACGTTTGCCGGCGAAGGCCCGGTGGGTGCCGCGCTCGACACGACCGTCAACGGGCGCCGGCTGCCGCTGGCGCAGGTGCCGGTGCAGGGATTCAGTTCGCTGCTGCGCGACGGCGAGGAACTCATCGCCCTGCAGGACAACGGCCTCGGCACGCTGGCGAACAGCGCCGACAGCCCGCTGCGCTGGTACCGGCTGCGGCCCGATTGGGTCACGGGCGCGGTCACCGTCACCGGGACCGTCGAATTGAGCGACCCCGACCGGCTGCTGCCCTTCCCCCTGGCCGGCGACAAGCGGCTGCACGAGGGCCGCCGCCTGTCCGGCGCCGACCTGGACCCCGAGGCCATGGTGGCGATGGACGACGGCACCTTCTGGATCGCCGACGAGTTCGGACCTTCGCTGGTGCCGGTCGACGCGCGCGGCGTGGTGCTCGACAAGCCGGCGCTGGTGCCCATGCCGGTGGCAATGCGCGCGTTCGCGCGCGGCTCGCCGTACCTGCGCACGCCCGACCATCCCGACTTCCGCGCGCTGCGCAACGACGCCTCGCGGCGCGACCTGGCGAACCTGCCGCGCAGCGGCGGCATCGAGGGGCTGGCGCGCTCGGCCGCCGGCGACAGGCTTTACGCCGTCATCGAGAAGGGCCTGCTCGACGATCCGGACGGCACGCGGCGCCTGCTGCTGGAGTTCGACCCGGCGCGGCGCAACTTCACGGACCAGTGCTGGTTCTACCGCGCCTCGGCGGCGAACGTCTCGCTTTCATCGCTGGACAGCGACGGCACCGGCGGCCTGCTGGTGCTCGAGCGCGACCCGGGCGAAGGGCGCCAGGCGCTCATCAAGCGCGTGTATCGCGTGGTGCCGGGCCAACTGGACGAGACGGGCTACCTGGTCAAGACGCTGGTCTGCGACCTGCTCTCGATCGACGACGAACGCGGCGTTACCGATCACGAGCGCGGCGCGATCGGCCTGGGCCGCAACTTCACGCTGCCCTTCGTCACGCCCGAGTGCGTGCTGCTGCTGGACTCGTCCACCCTGCTCGTCGCCAACGACAACAACTACCCGTTCAGCGCCGGCCGCCGCGCCGGCAAGCCCGACGATAACGAGATCGTGCGACTGCACCTGCTGACACCCCTGCAGACAGCGGGAGCGGCCGCTGTCGCGACCGCTCCCGCAGGTTCCCCTGAGGCCGCGCCTCAATAGGGCTTCGAGATCACTTCGCCGACCGAGGGATCCGAGTCGCTGGGCTTGATCTTCACCTCGGGGTTCGGCACGGCCGCGTCGAAGACCGGCTGTACCGCGACGCCGTAGGCCACCAGAACGCCGTCCTTCCAGGCGCCCGTGACGACCGCAGTCCGCCCTTCCTCGAGCACGCTCAGCGGCACGCCCTGCTCCGTCATCACGCAGTCTTCGCGCAGGGACAGCTCGGCGCCGTCAAGCTTCCAACCGGAGAACGCACCCCGGCGGAGGACACCCTGGGCGAAGGTCATCTCCGGATAGCGGTCGAACCGCCGCGAATCACGTGATCCTTCGGGCATCTCGATGCGTGTGATGGGCGCCTTGCCGGCGCTCCGGTCCTTCTTCCTGAACACGCCGCCCTGGGCCTCGTGTCCCGGCGCGGTCGCCAGGATCAATGCGAGGAGGACGACCGGTGCGATGGTGCGTTTCATGACTCCGCCTTTCGCCTGGCGCGACCAGCGGCCGCGCCCGCCGTCGAATTACTGGACCTGGGCCGGTTCCGGCGCCGTGACGTGATCGTAGTTCTCCTGCCACGAGCGCACGTTCATCCGCTCGATGGGCGCCGCGATGGGCGCGATCGTGATGCTGGCGTCGCTGGACTGCACCACGACGGTGCCCGAAGCCAGGTCCACCACCGGGTGCGATGCCACGCCGCCGCCCAGCTCGGTCTCGCGGTCCGACGGCGATTCCTGGTCCTCGGTCTGGCCGCCGTCGTCGTACTTCATCTGGTACAGGTAGGACGTGCCGCCGGCCACGCAGGTCTCCTCGGCCGGCGCGAACGCGGTGAAGATCACGGTCTTGGCGACGACGACCGCCTGTTCCACCACGCGCAGGCCGTCGGCCGAGCGCAGCGAGTAGTACCACCCGTCGGCGCCGCCCATGTCGTGGACCGTCGAGGTCTGGTTCACCAGGTCGCTCTTGTTCACCGTGGAGCGGTCGTGGCGATCGATCACGCACAGGAAATCGTTCAGGTTCGTCGTGCGCAGGTCATCCGGCGTCAGGTAGGCGCCGGTGCCGACGTAGACATAGACCGTGCCATTGAGACCGTACGCCGTCGTCACGTCAGCCGTGATCTCCTGCGTGCCGTTGTAGAGCTCCGTGTGCGACCAGGAGTCGGGGTCGGCCGAACCATTCGTTTCGAAGCGATGGATCTCGCCCAGCATGTCGGCCACATAGACCAGGTCCGTGCTGTCATCCAGGTCCAGGTCGATCGCCGCGGGGCGGCTGGCCTTGTTCCGTGGCGCCGCGGGGTTCGAGCTCAAGAGGACCGAACCCAGGAGTTCGCCGTCCTCCACCGCGTACCCGTACATCGACGCCGCGCACGTAGTGCTGTCCAGGCCGCTGCTGACCAGGGCCACGGCTTCGCCGCCGATCGAGGTGATCTCGACATCCGAATTGAAGCGCATGCCGTCCGGCAGGCGCGTCTGCCACAGGAACTCGGGGCTCAGCGGACGCGTCACGTCCAGCGCGAAGATGCTGTCGCCGCCCTCGCGCCCGCCCGACAGAAGCACCGTCCTCCAGGTGCCGTTCAGCATCACGTCGCCGACGCTGACGGTCTGGTCCAGCGAATACTTGTGGCAGTAGTTGCTGTCAGCCATGATCTCGAAGGCCGGCAGGGCGAACTCCGGCACGAAGGCCCACTCCTCGCGCCCGCTGGCCGCGTCGAACGCATGCAGCATACCGTCGTTGGCGCCCACATAGACCATGCGCTGACGGGCCTCGTAGGTTTCGTAGAACTCGAGATAGCTCTCCGACATCACGAAGTCCGCCGGCGGTCCCACCACCACGGGCGTGGAGTGGACGATGGGGCCCAGGATCCAGCCGTCGCGGCTGCGGAGCCCGGTTACGACCTCACCGCGGCCCCAGTTGATCAGGTCGGCCGCGACCACGTCATCGGCGGCGCCGAGCGCCGACGCCAGGTTCGAGGCGTTGCCGGCCGTGAAATCGAACTCGTGATCGCTGACCACGGTGAAGATCGACCGGTCGCCCGGCGACCTCGCCGCAAGCAACTGACCAGCCTCCCACAGCGGAGCGTCGCCGTCCGCGTAGGGCAGTTCGTAGCATTCCAGGTAGCCGGTCCAGTCCACGGGCATGAACTTGCCGCGGTACAGCTTGTCGTCGGTGCCGCGCTCGGTCGAAACGACGGCCACGGCCGAACCCGAGGAGATGCGCCGCATGATGTCCTGGAGCGCGAACTCGATGCTCAGGAACAGGTCCACCGCGTTCGTCGCCGAGAAGTACAGGCCATGGCCGTCCGTCGCGGTCTCCGACAGCAGCGCGCCGTCGACGTTGAACCCGATCGTGTAGGTGTTGACCGTCTGCACGCCTTCCATGTCGGTGCGCAGGTCGGTGTTGGCCATGTAGTAGGCGATGTCGTCGATGTAGTCCGTGCAGTCGTACGAGTCCGGGTACGGAGCGCCCAGGGTCGTACAGGTGGTCGGATCATCCGTATCGCCGTCGGCGTTGCGCAGGTAGTTGCTCACGTCGAGGTCCATGGTCGGCAGACCGTCGGTGACCACCAGCACGAAGTTCGTCTGGCACGGACTGGTGATGGGCGCACGGTCATCGGTCCGCTTGAAGTAGTCGAGGATGTCCTCCATGGTCTCACCCAGCGGCGTCCAGGCGTCGGCCCGGATACCCGCGATGCGCGAGGTCAGCGTCGCCGCATCAGCGCCGCAATCGGCCACGATGGTGCCGCCGCTGCCGCCGTTGAAGACGGTCAGTCCGAAATCAAGGCCTGAGGACCGATTGACGATCTGCGTCAGCACGTTCTGCAGGGCCATGATGCGCGTGACGAGCGGAATCGTCGTCCTCTGCGCCACGGTCGCGTGGAAGAACAGCCAGTTCAGGTAGTTGCCGCTATAGTCGGCCGACTCGCCGTTGGCGGAGGTGACCAGGTACACGCTGGGCGTGCTGGGCCAGTACTTGTTGAAGCTTCGCGGCGTCTTGTTGCCCGAGGTACTCACCGAATAGGTCGAGGTGCGGGTGAAGTTGCCGCTCCAGGCCGTACTCGCGTTGTACGCCGTGCTGTAGACGATCTCGTTCATCGATCCCGAGTTGTCCGCCAGGATCATCACCGAGGCGCCGGCCGATCCCTGTTGCACGAACAGCGGAACCTCGCAGGTCTGCGCCGGGGCGAGCGCCGGCAGCAGCATCATGAACGAAGCCAGCAGGAGTACCGCCGGTGCGTTCGGGTGACTGTCGTTCGCCTTCATGATCGCTTCCTTTGCCGGCGCACCGGACTTGTTCATTTCCCCCGGACGATTTCCCTCACTCCGAAACACTCTTCCCTGCGCAGGGACACCGGCCATCGACTACCGGTAGCCCTTCTTGTACAGTCGCGCGACAACGACGGCGACGCCGCTCTGGCCGGAACGACCGGCCTCTCCCAGCGCGGCGATGCGGTAGTCGTAGTCGAAATAGTCATCGCCCCATCCGGGTCGGATCTCCCGACCGTCGAACGCGGCGTCGAAACTGTAGGTCTGGGTTCCTTCGATCGCGGTTTCATCCACGCTGTGGGTTCGCATGGGCGGCGACTCCGAGTTGCGGATGAAGTTGATGCCCGCCTCGCTGCCGGCGTCGGCCGCGAACACCGAGCGCACGTGCAGCGCCTCGGCAACGGTCGTCTTCTTCTCTGACGAGGCCAGCCACGTTGCGCCGACAGCCAGAACGCTCAGCACCAGCACCACCAGCAGGGCGGTGACCATGGCAAAGCCCTCGCGGTCGACGCGCACGGTTCCGGCGCTCCGGCTCTGGGTATCGGTGGTCATCTGGTTCTTCATCACATGCTCCCGGACAGGGCGTGTCAATTGTTGCGCACCACGATGCGCGTGCTGTAGTCCACCGGCTCGTGCTTGTCCGTCTCTCCCGACATCGTCAAGGTGACCGCGCGGATGGCCGAGCGGTCGGTCGCGTTCAGCGGGAACGCTGTCAGCAGGTTGCCGTCTTCGTCGAAGTAGTCGAACGTCACGTTGGCCAGGTCCCGCAGGATCACGACGGGGCCACCGCCGATGTCGCGCGAAAGCGTGCCGGCGCCTGCGTCGAACGCGTAGGTGACGTCCTCGTCCGGAGCGTTGTCGGTCACGTCGGCGTCGCCGTTCAGGTCCATCCGGAAACGAACCTGCGTCGCCGAAGCGGTCGAGAAGCGCTCGAAGCCCGCGTCCTCCGGGTCGCAGCCGGCCGAGCGCACCTCGCGCGTGACCAGCGACATCACCGCGCGCAGACCCTGCTGGTACTGGGCCTTCTGCCGCGTGGCCGTATAGCTGCGCCTGGATTCCGTCAGGAAGCCGAAGACCACAGCGATGACCACGCCGAAGATGACCAGCGAGATCATCAGCTCGACCAGCGTCATGCCGGAGCGTCCACGCACGTGGTGTTCCTTTTCGATGTTCATGCCTTCTCCCTCGTCCGCGCGGCTAGCGCATCGAGACCAGGCCCGAGATTGTCATCGTTTCGATGTCGGCCTTGTTCCGCCACGTCGTCGTCACCGTCACGCGGTCGAGTCCGAAGCCGACGTTGTTGACCTGCGCCACCCAGGTCACCGGTCCTACCTGGCCGTTCTCGCCGACGATGTTCCCGAAGCCGAGCGCCTTGATGCGCTCGAGCTGCGATTGCGCCACCGCGATCGCCTGGGTGTGGTGGTCGGCCTCGGTGACTTCCTGTCGCGCGCGATGCTGGATCAGGGCGATGGGCAGCACGCCCACCGTCAGGATCATCAGGACCATCAGGATCTCGACCAGCGAGAAGCCGTCGCGGGCGACCTTCGCCGCCGGCATCCGGCTCAACTGCCAAAGCTTGCGCAACATGGTTCAGTTCACCTCCACCAGGCCGGTGGGCAGTACCGAGATCTGCCTGGTGCCGGCGTGGTTGGTCAGCGTGAAGACGACAGGATCGGCCATCCCCCAGGGGAAGAAGTCCGCCGTCTGCGCCGTGGCGAGGCCCAGTCCCGCGCCGAAGTTGCTGTCGCGGATCACGACGCCCGACACCGGGTTGGTCAGCGTGTAGCCCGTCTCGGTGGTCGAGAAGCGCAGGATCTGGGAGTTCGAGACCGACAGCGACCGTGCGTATTGCAGGTCGGCGACCATGCGATCCGCCTGCGTGGCCAGCTTGTTCGAAGCCAGGTAGCGGAAGAACGGCGGAGCCGACATGGCCGCCAGCACGCCCACGAGCGAAATGACGAGCATCATCTCGACGAGCGTAAATCCTTGTCGCTGTTCGCGTTTCATATATACGCCCTTCCCTCGCGGGATTCCCGCCGATACCGGAACAACCCACCGTGTGCCCACGGCAGAGGCTTCCCCCGAACCTCTATCGGCCGGATCTTGCGAATCCTCAGCAATTTTCTGCAAGGGGTGTGCCCCGATCCGGGGCCACTGGCGGGCAGGCGGATATCTTTAGTCTTCGATCAGGACGGCGCCCTCACGCGAAACCAGGCGATTCAGTTCGATGGTCGACAGGCGCAGGGTGGCCAGGCACGAATCGCCCTCGAATACCTGCTCCAGGAGCGACTGCGTGCGGTGGAACGAACTGAGGGCCGCCAGTTGCGTGAGCGGCAGGCGCACGGTGCGAATCATCTCGCCGCCCAGGCGCCGCTCGAGGATGGCGTCGCGCACGGCGGCGCCCCCGGCCGGGTCGGTGCCCGAGACGAACAGCGCCTCGGGGTACTGCCGGCGGTAGCGGTTGGCGAACAGCTCGGCGTCGACCAGGTCGATCTTGTTGAAGACCATCAGCGTGGGCTTGTCGAGGGTGTCGGCGGGCTTGCCCTTCGCGTCGCGCGGGGCCAGCTCCTTCAGCACCTTCTCCACCGAGGCGATCTGGTGGTCGGGATCCTCCGCGCCGGCGTCGACCACGTGCACGAGCAGGTCGGCCTCGCGCACCTCCTGCAGCGTGGCCTTGAAGCTCTCGACCAGGTTGTGCGGCAGCTTGCGGATGAAGCCCACCGTGTCGGTCAACAGGAACCGCCGCCGCTCGTCCACGTCGACGCGGCGCGTGGTCGCGTCGAGCGTGGCGAACAGCTGGTTCTTCACGTACACGTCGGCCTGCGTGATGGCGTTCATCAGCGTCGACTTGCCGGCGTTGGTGTAGCCGACCAGCGCCGCCTTGAACACGTCCTCGCGCGAGGCGGTCTGGGTGCGCCGCGTCGACTCGATTTCCTTCAGCTCGGTGCGCAGCTGCGCGATGCGCCGCCCCAGCAGCCGGCGGTCCGTCTCCAGCTGCGTCTCGCCCGGGCCGCGCGTGCCGATGCCGCCGGCCTGCCGCTCCAGGTGCGACCACAGCCGGGTCAGGCGCGGCAGCAGGTATTGCAGCTGCGCCAGCTCGACCTGCAGGCGCGACTGCCGCGTGCTGGCGTGCTTGGCGAAGATGTCGAGGATGAGCTCGGTGCGGTCGAGGATGTTGACCTCGAGGTGCTTCTCGAGGTTGCGCCCCTGCGCCGGCGAAAGGTCGTTGTCGAAGATGACCAGCGTGGCCTCGCGCTCGACCACCATCTCCTTCAGCTCGGCCAGCTTGCCCGAGCCCACGAACGTGGCCGACTCCGGCTTGGGCCGCGTCTGCTCGATGCGCCCCACCACATCGGCGCCGGCCGTGTCGGCCAGCTGCGCCAGCTCGGGCAGGTCGGCCTGGCCGCCCTTGCCGCCCAGCCAGGCGTCCGGCAGGTTGACCCCGACGATGACCGCCCGCTCGCGCGGCCGTTCGGTGCTGAATCCGGCCTGTTCGTCTTGACGTGTTCCCATAGCTGTCCGCGATCCTTCTCAGCCCTCGATCTCGAGGTGCCATTGTTCCCAGTCGGCCAGGTGCTTCTGCAGCGCGGCCTCCACTTCGATGATGCGCCGCCCCGCCTGCGCGCGCTGCTCGCTGCCGGTGTCGGGCGCGGCCATCAGCGCGAAACAGGTCTCTTTTTCCGCCTCGAGCGCCAGGATGGCCTCCTCCGCCTGGGCGATCCACTGCCGGCGGCGTTTCTGCTCATTCTTGCTCAGGCCGCCCTTGCCGGTGTCCGCGTCGGCCATCGGCGCCGCGGCCGCAGTCGCCTTCGCGGTCGCCGTGGCGCCCGCACCCGCGCCCGCCGGCGCCAGCGAAGCGGTCTGCGTGCGCCCCGCGCGGTCCTTCACCCATTCGGCCCAGCCGCCGTCGAACAGCGTCACCACGCCGGTGGGCAGCCCGTCCGCATCGAGCGGCGGGAACACGAGCAGCTTGTGCACCACCTTGTCGAGGAAGCGCCGGTCGTGCGAGACCACGATCAGCGTGCCGTCGTAGTCCCGCAGGGCGGCTTCCAGCGATTCGCGGCTGCGCACATCCAGATGGTTCGTGGGCTCGTCGAGCAGCAGCGTGTTGTGCCCTTCCTTGATCAGGCGCAGCAGGGCCAGCCGCCCGCGCTCACCGCCCGAAAGCTGCCCCACCGGCCGGTCGTACAGGTCCTCGCCGTAGCCGAATGCGGCCAGGAAACTGCGCAGCTCGCCCAGCGTCGCGGCGGGATCCACCGAACCGATCTCGGCGATCACCGTGTTGTGGTCCGAGACGCCCGACAGCTCCTGGTCATAATAGCCAAGGTCGACGTTGTGCCCCACCACCACGCGGCCCTCGTCCGGCACCTGCTTGCCCGACAGCAGCTTGAGCAGCGTCGACTTGCCGCACCCGTTGGGCCCGATGATGCCCAGCCGCTCGCCCTTCGACACGTGCAGGTCGAGCCCCCGCACCAGCATGCGCCCGCCGAAGCCCTTGCCCAGCCCGCGCATCTCGAGCACCGTGCCGCCGCTCTGGCGTTGCGACTTCAGCGCGAAGCGGAACAGCCCCGGCTCGGTCGAGGGTCGCTCGAGCCTCTCTTCGCGGTCCAGCAGCTTGCGCCTGCCCTGGGCCTGCTTCGTGTTCTGGCCTTCCAGGTTGCGCCGGATGTA is a genomic window of bacterium containing:
- the hflX gene encoding GTPase HflX, which codes for MGTRQDEQAGFSTERPRERAVIVGVNLPDAWLGGKGGQADLPELAQLADTAGADVVGRIEQTRPKPESATFVGSGKLAELKEMVVEREATLVIFDNDLSPAQGRNLEKHLEVNILDRTELILDIFAKHASTRQSRLQVELAQLQYLLPRLTRLWSHLERQAGGIGTRGPGETQLETDRRLLGRRIAQLRTELKEIESTRRTQTASREDVFKAALVGYTNAGKSTLMNAITQADVYVKNQLFATLDATTRRVDVDERRRFLLTDTVGFIRKLPHNLVESFKATLQEVREADLLVHVVDAGAEDPDHQIASVEKVLKELAPRDAKGKPADTLDKPTLMVFNKIDLVDAELFANRYRRQYPEALFVSGTDPAGGAAVRDAILERRLGGEMIRTVRLPLTQLAALSSFHRTQSLLEQVFEGDSCLATLRLSTIELNRLVSREGAVLIED
- a CDS encoding ABC-F family ATP-binding cassette domain-containing protein, with the protein product MLTISDAHFDFGRERILRGASFAVYSGQKCALVGPNGAGKTTLLNILAGEIALQGGSRSLIGGTQLKYLRQETTLEVGAHGGPGRVVDAVADAAFARERQLERELADVSARLAAPHDEAAQHQYIREQGRLQEEFDRRGGYTMQARLEAALSGVGLPRSTWQLSPERLSGGERRRAALASVLLSGADLLLLDEPTNHLDLESCEWLENFLAQCRGAAIIVSHDRWFLDRATTRTLHLNRGRIDSYSGNYSFFDEQSLLRWQQDEAAWQRQQAKIRQTEDYIRRNLEGQNTKQAQGRRKLLDREERLERPSTEPGLFRFALKSQRQSGGTVLEMRGLGKGFGGRMLVRGLDLHVSKGERLGIIGPNGCGKSTLLKLLSGKQVPDEGRVVVGHNVDLGYYDQELSGVSDHNTVIAEIGSVDPAATLGELRSFLAAFGYGEDLYDRPVGQLSGGERGRLALLRLIKEGHNTLLLDEPTNHLDVRSRESLEAALRDYDGTLIVVSHDRRFLDKVVHKLLVFPPLDADGLPTGVVTLFDGGWAEWVKDRAGRTQTASLAPAGAGAGATATAKATAAAAPMADADTGKGGLSKNEQKRRRQWIAQAEEAILALEAEKETCFALMAAPDTGSEQRAQAGRRIIEVEAALQKHLADWEQWHLEIEG